Proteins co-encoded in one Klebsiella michiganensis genomic window:
- a CDS encoding 23S rRNA methyltransferase (SAM-dependent;catalyzes the methylation of cytosine at position 1962 of the 23S rRNA) — MSVRLVLAKGREKSLLRRHPWVFSGAVARLEGKASLGETIDVVDSQGKWLARAAWSPESQIRARVWTFNQDESIDIAFFTRRLQQAQQWRDWLAKRDGLDSYRLIAGESDGLPGVTIDRFGNFLVLQLLSAGAEYQRPALVAALQSLYPECSVYDRSDVTVRKKEGMALTQGPVSGELPPALLPIEEHGMKLLVDIQGGHKTGYYLDQRDSRFATRRYVDNKRVLNCFSYTGGFAVSALMGNCSQVVSVDTSQDALDIARKNVELNKLDLSKAEFLRDDVFKLLRKYRDQGEKFDVIVMDPPKFVENKNQLAGACRGYKDINMLAIQLLNPGGILMTFSCSGLMTTDLFQKIIADAAVDAGRDVQFIEQFRQAADHPVIATYPEGLYLKGFACRVM, encoded by the coding sequence ATGAGCGTACGTTTAGTGTTAGCCAAAGGGCGCGAGAAGTCGTTATTGCGCCGTCATCCATGGGTTTTCTCTGGGGCTGTTGCGCGCCTGGAAGGCAAGGCCAGTCTCGGTGAAACGATTGATGTGGTGGACAGCCAGGGCAAGTGGCTCGCCCGCGCGGCCTGGTCCCCTGAATCACAGATCCGCGCCCGCGTCTGGACCTTCAATCAGGATGAGAGCATTGATATTGCCTTCTTTACCCGCCGCCTGCAGCAGGCCCAACAGTGGAGAGACTGGCTGGCTAAGCGTGACGGACTGGACAGTTACCGCCTGATCGCTGGTGAATCTGACGGCTTACCGGGCGTGACAATCGACCGGTTTGGCAACTTCCTGGTGCTGCAGCTGTTGTCCGCGGGCGCAGAGTATCAGCGTCCGGCCCTGGTCGCCGCCCTGCAGTCTCTCTACCCTGAGTGTTCTGTTTACGATCGCTCAGATGTTACCGTGCGTAAGAAAGAAGGCATGGCTTTAACTCAGGGGCCTGTCAGCGGGGAACTACCTCCTGCCCTGTTGCCGATTGAAGAGCACGGCATGAAGTTGTTGGTAGACATTCAGGGCGGGCATAAAACAGGTTATTACCTCGACCAGCGAGACAGCCGTTTCGCCACTCGCCGCTACGTGGATAATAAACGCGTACTGAACTGCTTCTCCTACACCGGCGGTTTTGCCGTTTCTGCGCTGATGGGTAATTGCAGCCAGGTGGTGAGCGTGGACACCTCCCAGGATGCACTGGATATCGCCAGAAAAAACGTTGAGCTGAACAAGCTTGACCTCAGTAAAGCTGAGTTTCTTCGTGACGACGTGTTCAAACTATTGCGCAAATACCGCGACCAGGGCGAGAAGTTTGACGTCATCGTAATGGACCCGCCTAAATTTGTTGAAAACAAAAACCAGTTGGCGGGCGCGTGCCGCGGCTATAAAGACATCAACATGTTAGCAATTCAGTTACTGAACCCTGGCGGCATTCTGATGACATTCTCTTGCTCCGGGCTGATGACCACAGATTTATTCCAGAAAATCATCGCCGATGCCGCCGTAGATGCCGGGCGTGATGTACAATTTATAGAGCAGTTCCGTCAGGCGGCCGATCACCCGGTGATCGCAACCTACCCGGAAGGGCTGTATCTGAAAGGGTTTGCCTGTCGAGTCATGTAG
- a CDS encoding membrane protein (binds to the HflBKC complex which modulates FtsH activity), protein MDRIITSSRDRSSLLSTHKVLRNTYFLLSLTLAFSALTATASTVLMLPSPGLILTLVGMYGLMFLTYKTADKPVGILSAFAFTGFLGYILGPMLNAYLSAGMGDVIGLALGGTALVFFSCSAYVLTTRKDMSFLGGMLMAGVVVVLIGMVANIFLQLPALHLAISAVFILISSGAILFETSNIIRGGETNYIRATVSLYVSLYNIFVSLLSILGFASRD, encoded by the coding sequence ATGGATCGCATTATTACCTCCTCGCGTGACCGTTCGTCACTGCTCAGCACCCACAAGGTGCTACGTAATACCTATTTCCTGCTGAGTTTAACGCTGGCGTTTTCAGCGTTGACGGCAACCGCCAGCACCGTATTGATGCTGCCATCTCCAGGGCTAATTCTGACGCTGGTGGGTATGTACGGTCTGATGTTCCTGACCTACAAAACCGCTGATAAACCAGTGGGCATTCTGTCTGCATTCGCCTTCACCGGCTTCCTGGGCTATATCCTTGGGCCAATGCTGAATGCCTATCTGTCCGCCGGCATGGGGGACGTTATTGGTCTGGCGTTGGGTGGCACCGCACTGGTCTTCTTTAGCTGTTCCGCTTATGTGCTGACAACCCGTAAAGACATGTCCTTCCTCGGCGGCATGCTGATGGCGGGCGTGGTGGTGGTGCTGATTGGTATGGTGGCTAACATCTTCCTGCAGCTCCCGGCTCTGCACCTGGCGATTAGCGCGGTGTTTATCCTGATCTCTTCTGGTGCCATCCTGTTTGAGACCAGCAACATCATTCGCGGCGGCGAAACAAACTACATCCGCGCGACCGTCAGCCTGTATGTTTCTCTTTACAACATCTTCGTTAGCCTGCTGAGCATCCTTGGTTTTGCCAGCCGCGACTAA
- a CDS encoding sulfur transfer protein TusE (transfers sulfur from TusBCD complex to MnmA; involved in thiouridation of U34 position of some tRNAs), producing the protein MLTFEGREIETDADGYLKNSQEWSEPLAEEIAAKEGITLAVEHWEVVRFVRDFYLEFNTSPAIRMLVKAMANKFGEEKGNSRYLYRLFPKGPAKQATKIAGLPKPVKCI; encoded by the coding sequence ATGTTGACCTTTGAAGGCAGAGAAATAGAGACAGACGCCGACGGCTACCTGAAAAATAGCCAGGAATGGAGCGAGCCGCTGGCGGAAGAGATTGCCGCCAAAGAAGGCATTACCCTGGCGGTAGAACACTGGGAAGTGGTTCGCTTCGTACGCGACTTTTACCTGGAGTTTAATACCTCCCCGGCCATTCGCATGCTGGTTAAAGCCATGGCGAACAAGTTCGGCGAAGAGAAAGGCAACAGCCGCTACCTTTATCGCCTGTTCCCGAAAGGCCCGGCCAAACAGGCCACAAAAATCGCTGGCCTGCCAAAACCGGTGAAGTGTATCTAG
- a CDS encoding peptide ABC transporter substrate-binding protein (is involved in the transport of the murein peptide L-alanyl-gamma-D-glutamyl-meso-diaminopimelate) produces the protein MKANNNTFSKSLVALGLLSAISSAWAAEVPPGTELAAKQELVRNNGSEPASLDPHKVESDVESNIIGDFFDGLIRVKNDGSIEPHLAEKWENQDNKVWTFHLRPGIKWSNGEPITAQDVVWSWKRLVDPKTGSPYATYPGTMHIENANDIAEGKKPVDSLGVKALDANTVQVTLDQPTSVFLLMLGHTSMVPVSEAAVEKFGDKWTQPANFVSSGPYKLSQWVVNEKVVGERNKQYWDDAHTVINKVTYLPIASGTADINRYKAGEIDITSTVPETLFASLKKTIPDQVHVTPYLSTYYYEFNTTKAPFNDPRVRLALNLALDKDIIAGKVLGQGQTPAWLVSQPKIGGIDLKPAEYGSWSHDKRIAEAKKLLAEAGFNEKHPLQFNLLYNTSESHQRIAIAASSMWKKNIGVEAKLQNQEWKTMLDTKRTGNYDLVRYGWIADYDDAATYLNNFRTGDSQNSSKYSNPAYDEIIAKASQATSLEERAKYYQQAEDILAKDVPTIPIYHYVKVQLVKPYVGGYAPSTLGKYLTQDLYIKKH, from the coding sequence ATGAAAGCAAACAACAACACATTTTCAAAATCATTGGTTGCTCTGGGTCTGCTCAGCGCTATTTCCAGCGCATGGGCAGCAGAGGTTCCGCCAGGAACCGAGCTTGCAGCCAAACAGGAGCTGGTACGTAACAACGGCAGTGAACCGGCATCGCTGGATCCTCACAAAGTGGAGAGCGACGTTGAAAGTAATATTATCGGCGACTTTTTTGACGGCCTGATTCGCGTCAAAAACGACGGCTCTATCGAGCCTCATCTGGCCGAAAAATGGGAAAACCAGGACAACAAAGTCTGGACGTTCCATCTGCGCCCGGGCATCAAGTGGTCTAACGGTGAACCTATCACCGCGCAGGACGTGGTCTGGAGCTGGAAACGCTTAGTCGATCCTAAAACAGGCTCCCCTTACGCGACTTATCCGGGCACGATGCATATCGAAAATGCCAATGACATTGCCGAAGGCAAAAAGCCGGTCGATAGCCTGGGCGTGAAGGCGCTGGATGCCAACACCGTTCAGGTGACGCTGGATCAGCCAACTTCAGTTTTCCTGCTGATGCTCGGCCACACCTCTATGGTGCCCGTGAGCGAAGCTGCGGTAGAAAAATTTGGGGATAAATGGACCCAGCCTGCCAACTTCGTCAGCAGCGGCCCGTATAAACTCTCTCAGTGGGTGGTGAACGAAAAAGTTGTTGGTGAGCGTAATAAGCAGTACTGGGACGATGCTCATACGGTGATCAATAAAGTCACCTATTTGCCGATAGCTTCCGGTACTGCAGATATCAACCGTTATAAAGCGGGCGAGATTGATATCACCTCTACCGTGCCGGAAACGCTCTTCGCCTCACTTAAAAAAACGATCCCGGATCAGGTTCATGTCACGCCTTACCTGTCCACCTACTATTACGAGTTCAATACCACTAAGGCGCCATTTAACGACCCACGCGTTCGCCTGGCGCTAAATCTGGCGCTCGATAAAGACATCATCGCCGGGAAAGTATTAGGGCAGGGGCAAACGCCTGCGTGGCTGGTTAGCCAGCCTAAAATCGGCGGTATTGATCTTAAACCTGCCGAGTACGGCAGCTGGAGCCACGACAAGCGTATTGCTGAAGCAAAAAAACTGCTGGCAGAAGCAGGCTTCAATGAGAAGCATCCACTGCAGTTCAACCTGCTATACAACACGTCTGAATCTCACCAGCGTATTGCCATTGCTGCCAGCTCGATGTGGAAGAAAAACATCGGCGTTGAGGCGAAGCTGCAAAACCAGGAATGGAAAACCATGCTGGATACTAAACGCACTGGCAACTACGACCTGGTGCGCTACGGCTGGATTGCCGACTACGATGATGCGGCGACCTACCTGAACAACTTCCGTACTGGCGATAGCCAGAACAGTTCCAAATACAGCAATCCTGCTTACGATGAGATTATTGCCAAAGCTTCGCAGGCCACCAGCCTGGAAGAACGTGCTAAGTACTATCAGCAGGCCGAAGACATTCTTGCGAAAGACGTCCCGACTATCCCTATCTATCACTATGTGAAAGTTCAACTGGTGAAACCTTACGTGGGAGGGTACGCCCCGAGCACGTTGGGCAAATATTTAACCCAGGATCTCTACATCAAAAAACACTAA
- a CDS encoding heat shock protein HspQ, which produces MIASKFGIGQQVRHSLLGYLGVVVDIDPEYSLDEPQEDDLADNSALRAAPWYHVVMEDEDGQAIHTYLAEAQLSSEDDDEHPEQPSMDELAASIRQQLQAPRLRN; this is translated from the coding sequence ATGATTGCCAGCAAATTCGGTATTGGCCAGCAGGTTCGCCATTCTTTACTGGGCTATCTGGGCGTAGTGGTCGACATTGACCCCGAGTATTCGCTCGATGAGCCACAGGAAGATGATCTGGCCGACAATAGCGCACTCCGCGCGGCGCCGTGGTACCACGTTGTCATGGAAGATGAAGATGGCCAGGCGATTCATACCTATCTCGCCGAAGCTCAGCTCAGTTCTGAAGACGACGACGAGCACCCTGAACAGCCATCAATGGACGAATTGGCTGCCTCGATACGCCAGCAGCTTCAGGCCCCACGCCTGCGTAACTGA
- a CDS encoding acylphosphatase produces MVQGVGFRYSTQREGEKLGLTGYARNLDDGSVEVVACGEAEQVEKLLAWLKAGGPRSARVDKVLTEPHQPEREWINFGIRY; encoded by the coding sequence ATGGTTCAGGGCGTGGGCTTTCGTTACAGCACTCAGCGTGAGGGCGAAAAGCTTGGCTTAACCGGCTATGCCCGTAACCTGGATGATGGCAGCGTGGAGGTGGTGGCCTGCGGAGAGGCGGAGCAGGTTGAAAAGCTGCTGGCGTGGCTAAAAGCCGGCGGGCCACGTAGCGCCAGGGTTGATAAAGTTCTGACTGAACCGCATCAACCCGAACGCGAATGGATCAACTTTGGCATCCGCTACTAG